The Anopheles coluzzii chromosome 2, AcolN3, whole genome shotgun sequence genome window below encodes:
- the LOC120949651 gene encoding coiled-coil domain-containing protein 86 → MDKIAFDHTDEGSSLNCNEDKTENGSDSACPSSVRGKPKSGRIWKSQKLRFASIKKSVQCKKSSQQHAFREEIKHIKELSRSIKETRRRENDIKRLRREENKRRRIENERKSEIVQVIKNPAKLKRMRKKQLRMIERRDISKLNVV, encoded by the exons ATGGATAAAATTGCATTTGATCATACGGATGAAGGGTCATCATTGAATTGTAATGAAGATAAAACTGAGAATGGATCGGATAGCGCATGTCCTTCCTCGGTTAGAGGGAAACCTAAATCGGGTAGGATATGGAAATCTCAAAAGTTACG ATTTGCTTCTATTAAGAAAAGTGTACAATGTAAGAAGTCATCACAGCAACACGCATTTCGAGAAGAAATCAAGCATATCAAGGAACTATCACGATCTATAAAGGAAACAAGGCGACGTGAAAATGATATCAAACGTTTGAGAcgcgaagaaaacaaacgcagAAGGATTGAAAATGAACGTAAGTCGGAAATCGTACAAGTTATCAAAAATCCTGCAAAACTCAAAAGAATGAGAAAGAAACAGCTGCGAATGATTGAAAGACGGGACATCAGTAAATTAAATGTCGTCTAA
- the LOC120961182 gene encoding DNA replication ATP-dependent helicase/nuclease DNA2 — protein sequence MEPLKYHCKILIPKKKLFVSFFLLVSVLAMKVSPSSSHFVVNADFGFFVTDPDRLVSGTTVVGSLFCHRRGVLQELFRMSESENTQMVIGTVVHYIFQRCLLDKSCKLLTHVETIAKKVMKTKKVISSLYEVNLSTKEAFSLLGPYLKEIETFLNKHFNHRSIQTDTETIAICEVNDIEENIWCHHLGVKGRIDATVSVSSDATKKTFEIMPLELKTGRASYSFEHLGQLALYQMMMNLVGHEVNAGLLLYLKEGKCSRVTANRNMKRDLIILRNEVARSLSKWMVKDNITQKGSLAMKPTLPDPINNERACTKCPYNTVCITLLKSEREGTVTNYGLSILAEEACGHLRTKDVDYFIQWSGLIYLETHDETVQSRNVQNMWNSSPKERAETGRCIYGLILVSPVRIVDDLYFHTFKLEAASSTLPKALDTFQVGEYIICSTSKRIAVASGYIISHASNEIVVSFERDLSTNYGAETFILDQNTLYKSTFNLSNLALLLFNDDRCSQYRRIIIDREKPTFSDGFLSKSMIPKAKEILKKLNRHQKNAALKAAATKSYCLLKGLPGTGKTQTIVGLIRLLSLLGQSILLTSNTHSAVDNVLKRLLPFQDLKFIRLGSIDRIDPAVASSAEAIVTEHCDSPEKLSEVYEQYKIVGVTCQGTGHPLINKRLFDFCIVDEATQVFQPSLIRPLLRSKRFLLVGDPEQLPPVIKSVEARSLGACESMFHRLDQEGSFYILPTQYRMNRVLTKLANEFAYNGKLICGNDIVENNTINLPNLENIRRIYEVERWLLKMISNQIDLSVVLVDTGNTYQMNLNYRKLNEISTSITDDQSKNEMNCTNVSEIAIVVYVSWAFLQAGVEPESIGIIAPFRAQVELIRKLMKKLFEKQKYTRHSSSSNHNVIYTKENVEQLNHTCNIEVNTIDQFQGKDKKIILFSCTKSSNLSDDIWINKGKERSSHGYEILSDKSRLTVAITRAKEKLIIIGDRLTLDSYAPFKKLFNVASKISNISLREKKDGFEWNALLEFLISLSD from the exons ATGGAACCATTAAAGTATCATTGCAAGATTCTCATTCCGAAGAAAAAGCTATTTGTCAGCTTTTTCCTCCTTG TATCAGTGTTGGCCATGAAAGTTAGTCCATCATCAAGCCATTTTGTAGTCAACGCAGATTTCGGATTTTTTGTTACGGATCCTGATAGACTCGTTTCAGGTACTACTGTAGTGGGATCATTGTTCTGTCATCGGCGCGGAGTCTTACAGGAGCTGTTTCGTATGTCAGAATCGGAGAATACACAG ATGGTTATTGGAACCGTGGTGCATTATATTTTCCAACGGTGCCTTTTGGACAAGTCTTGCAAATTACTTACTCATGTAGAAACTATTGCAAAAAAAGTTATGAAGACTAAAAAGGTTATCTCATCTCTTTATGAAGTTAACTTAAGCACGAAGGAAGCGTTCAGTTTACTGGGTCCATATCTTAAAGAAATCGAGACGTTCTTAAACAAACACTTTAATCACAGGTCTATACAAACTGATACTGAAACAATTGCCATCTGTGAGGTTAATGATATCGAGGAAAATATTTGGTGCCATCATTTGGGAGTTAAAGGCAGAATCGATGCAACAGTTTCCGTATCAAGTGATGCGACAAAGAAAACGTTTGAAATTATGCCTTTAGAACTGAAAACAGGTCGAGCTAGTTATTCATTTGAACATCTTGGCCAGCTGGCGTTGTATCAAATGATGATGAATCTTGTTGGACATGAGGTAAACGCTGGATTACTCCTGTACTTGAAAGAGGGAAAATGTAGTCGTGTAACTGCAAATCGTAACATGAAGCGTGATTTGATCATTCTGCGAAATGAAGTTGCACGGTCCCTAAGCAAGTGGATGGTAAAAGATAATATAACTCAAAAGGGATCATTGGCGATGAAGCCCACTTTACCAGACCCTATCAATAACGAACGAGCTTGTACCAAATGTCCATATAACACAGTTTGCATAACATTATTGAAAAGCGAACGTGAAGGCACCGTTACAAATTATGGATTGTCAATACTTGCAGAAGAAGCATGTGGTCATCTAAGAACTAAAGACGTTGATTACTTCATTCAATGGTCCGGTCTTATATATTTGGAAACTCATGACGAGACAGTACAAT CGCGCAACGTACAAAACATGTGGAATTCATCCCCAAAGGAACGGGCAGAAACGGGAAGATGCATTTATGGGCTGATTTTAGTCTCTCCTGTGCGTATCGTGGATGACTTATATTTTCATACTTTCAAATTAGAAGCAGCAAGTAGCACATTACCTAAAGCTTTGGATACTTTTCAAGTTGGTGAATATATTATATGTAGTACTTCTAAACGGATTGCCGTAGCTTCTGGATACATAATTAGTCATGCTAGTAACGAAATTGTTGTCTCTTTTGAACGGGACTTGTCAACTAATTATGGAGCTGAAACCTTTATATTAGATCAAAATACTCTCTATAAATCCACATTTAATTTATCCAACTTAGCATTGCTTCTCTTTAACGATGACCGTTGCTCGCAGTATCGCAG GATTATTATTGATCGTGAAAAGCCAACATTCTCAGATGGATTTCTCTCAAAATCTATGATTCCAAAGGCCAAGGAAATCCTGAAAAAGTTGAACCGTCACCAGAAAAATGCAGCCCTTAAGGCCGCTGCTACAAAATCCTACTGCTTATTAAAGGGTTTACCTGGAACTGGGAAAACTCAAACAATTGTAGGATTGATCAGATTGTTATCGCTCTTAGGTCAATCTATACTACTGACTAGTAACACACATTCTGCTGTTGATAATGTACTGAAGCGCCTATTGCCTTTTCAAGATCTAAAGTTTATTCGACTAGGATCAATAGATCGTATCGATCCAGCTGTAGCATCATCTGCAGAAGCTATTGTAACTGAGCATTGTGATTCTCCGGAAAAACTGAGTGAAGTATATGAACAATAC aAAATTGTTGGAGTAACGTGCCAGGGAACCGGCCATCCCCTGATTAATAAACGCCTCTTTGACTTTTGTATTGTGGATGAAGCGACTCAAGTTTTTCAACCTAGCCTCATTCGACCATTGTTACGTAGCAAACGATTTCTATTAGTAGGCGATCCAGAACAACTGCCTCCTGTGATCAAATCTGTTGAAGCACG CTCCCTCGGCGCATGTGAAAGTATGTTTCACAGATTGGACCAAGAAGGTTCCTTTTACATACTTCCAACACAGTATCGAATGAATCGTGTCTTGACAAAATTGGCTAACGAGTTTGCTTATAACGGTAAATTAATTTGTGGAAATGATATTGTGGAAAATAACACCATTAACCTTCCGAATCTGGAAAATATACGTAGGATATATGAAGTAGAAAGGTGGCTACTGAAAATGATATCCAATCAAATTGACTTATCAGTAGTCTTAGTGGACACTGGTAACACATATCAAATGAACCTAAACTAtagaaaattgaatgaaatatcGACTAGCATTACAGATGATCAAAGTAAAAACGAAATGAACTGCACAAACGTTTCGGAAATAGCCATTGTAGTATACGTTAGTTGGGCTTTCCTTCAAGCTGGCGTTGAACCTGAATCAATAGGTATTATTGCACCATTTCGAGCACAGGTGGAATTAATACGAAAACTCATGAagaaattatttgaaaaacaaaaatacactcGTCACTCTTCAAGTTCAAATCATAACGTAATATATACGAAGGAAAATGTTGAGCAATTGAATCATACTTGCAATATTGAAGTCAACACTATAGATCAATTTCAAGGAAAGGATAAAAAG ATAATACTATTTTCGTGcacaaaatcatcaaattTATCCGATGATATCTGGATCAACAAAGGAAAAGAACGGAGCTCTCACGGTTACGAAATATTAAGCGATAAAAGCCGATTAACTGTTGCAATTACAAGAGCCAAGGAGAAACTTATCATTATAGGCGATCGATTGACCCTGGATTCGTATGCTCCGTTCAAAAAGTTGTTTAATGTGGCGAGCAAAATCAGTAACATCAGCCTTCGTGAAAAAAAGGATGGATTTGAGTGGAATGCTCTTCTTGAATTTCTTATTTCCTTATCAGACTAG